TTTCCTCACTTTTCCTTGCAGCTTCCTGCAAGGTCTTTTCAACTTCGGCCTTAGTCCTTTCCGCAATCTTTCGGCTTTCCTCCTCGGCTCTTTTCGCTGCCTCCAACTCTGCCTGTTTCTTTGCTAATTCTTCCGATCTCAACCTTTCTTCCAAGCGTGTTGCCTTTTCGGCTAAAAACGCAGCGTTGAATTCTGCATTTTTTAATTCCAGCAGGCCTTTATCATAACGAATCCTGGACGTTCCCAACCGGGTCTCAAATATGGCAATCCACTGTGCGCCGATGGCCTTTTTCCATAGTAAAATACTGTCAATTTTTTCCTGTATCGTATTAGTAAGTTCAGTATCTCCGATCTCCGATTTTAAAGTGTCCAGATACTCTGCAAGATTCCTTTCATCTTCAGATACCTTAGCTTTAATCTCTTCCAATCTGTTCGTAAAAAAAGATATCACCGATTCCTTCTCTTTAATACCGGCTTGCACTGCCGTAATGTAACTTTTCGCAATATCAGCCTCTTTTTTTACTATGGGGACTTGTTCATGAGAAGTTAAAAGTGTCTCTTCCAACCCCAGGATTGACTTTAATAATACAACTATTTCATCATGAGCTTTTGACTGATCATGGAGTACTTCAATACGATCCTCATATGTCTCTATTTGCTCATTGTCTATATCTATCTTTTCTTTAACTATGTCAATTTCTTTATCCAGTAATTCTAAAAACTTTTGACTAATTCCCTTACCCAAATAATCCTCTTTTTCCTGCCGGAGTCTTTCCAGGTAAGCATCCATCGCTTTTCTGTCTCTTTCCAAATTAGATATAGAGGATTTTATTTCGTCCATGGATTTTGCAACGTTCGTTTTTACCTCTTCATCTTTTATTCGAGCCTTTTCAATGTCATCTGTTGTTACTTTTACTCCCATCTCAGAGAGTTTTACTTCAACTTCCTTTTTTTCTATAGTTTGTGCCTGAATATCGATACAGCAGCCCAACCAAAAGAAGCAAATACCCAGATACAGCACTAACCCGGTTTTAGAGAAAGGGATGAGCATGAAAATATTTCTTTTTTTTACTCTTGTATACTTCAAAGACATAATCGATTCTCCCGGCACTTCGTACTCATTTTCATTTCTGCGTATTCATTATAGACACCAAGCAAATTAAATGCCTATTCCGCGTTTGTAAACATCCCACAGATCCGCATGAATTTTTTGAGGTACAAATCTGAAATTTTTATATGACCACACAGTTATCGTAGACTGAATAAGTCCCATAAATACGATTGCAGATGTCGTTGGATTAATGTCTTTTTTTATCAATCCTAATTTTAGAGCACTGACAAGTAACTTTTCTATTCTCCGGAGATACTTTTGTATCAATTGCGAAATCTTTCTTCGTATGAAGGGATCACTAAACTGCATAGCCCCCATGATAACAATAAAGGATGTTTTGCGTCGGGTTTTTGCAAGAATAAGTTGGGCAAGCAAGATATTTTTCAGATTTTGTATTGGGTCTTTTTCTGCCATTGCCTTATCTAAGGCCTCCATGAGGGTTTCCTCAACATTATCTATTAACAGACTTAATATATCTCTTTTGCTCTTAAAATGCCGGTAAATAGCCCCCTTGGTCGTTCCTATTTCTCCGGCTATTTCACTTATGGTAACACGTTCAATTCCTTTGGAAGAAATAATAGTTCGAATAATGTCCACAATTTGCTGTCTCCTAATCTCCGTAGATTTTCTGATCTGCACGGTACCTCCTTCTTAAGTATATGGGTTATGATCTAGCTGCATATTTTATTGCCATTATGAGTGTATGCAAAAAATACATACCATTATAAACAGAAAGATGCAAGATTAAAAATAAAACTTAAAAAAAGGCCAGCGTTACAACGCCGGCCTTTTCTGCACTGAGACTTTTCTAGCGCTACTGCCATGGATGAAAGGGGTGCTGGGAAGCCCTTTGTGCACTCAGATTTTCCTAACGATTTCCTGATTATTGCCTCATCTTGGAACTCGTTTCGGATTTATTGTTTCATCTTCACCTTAATATCTTTAATCTCCTCTCCTATTTTTAGTGGTTTTAATGATTCAGATGATAAAATTCCTCCAAACACCTTCTTTCGTTAACTTCTCAACTATTTTTCTTCGGTCATCCAAATCATTCAAAGGTGTTGAAATATTGAGTGTTTATAGAATATGAGGGCAAGTATACCTATGGTTACCAACTGGAATTATGATTGATGATATTTAATGAAGCAGCCTTTTCTACTACGTTCACAAATGACCGGAAAAATGGTGTGAGATACTTATGAGAGAATAATCGGGCCATGATTTTGCAAATTAACCTGAAGGAATTATAACCCAACTATGTAGTGGCAATGAGCATTGCCACTACTGTTACAGAAGTTGCTACAGGCTTAATTTAACGTTTGGGAAGTTTACACAGGCGAATGGTAGGGAGGCTTTCGCCTCCCTACCATTCAAACCAAATGCAAAAAAGCTGACTTCAGTGCATTGCAGGTGCTACATTTCGGTGTGCATTTGTCAGGGTTTTTTCTTCCATAAATGAAAGACACATGAGACAAACGAGGGACACGAAGATATACCCGAGAGAATAATTGTTGGTATAATCTTTAATTGTGCCTAAAATTATAGGGAGAAAGAAACCACCGAGGCCGCCTGCTGCACCTACCAGCCCCCCCACTGCCCCCGTATCTTTTGGAAAGTATTCTGCCACGAGTTTGTAGACAACACCATTGCCAATGCCGAGACAAGTTCCCATAACATAGAACACCACAAGTGAGGTTGCCAGTGATACGTTTAAATTGAGGAATACCGCTATGACAAGCACAATTACCGTAAGAAGCACCATTATTTTTCTTCCATTGAATCTGTCACCGAGATATCCCCCCAGAATTCGGGTAAATGAAGAAAGAAAAACAAATATCGATGTGAACCCCCCGGCCTTTACTGGGGAAATATTATAAAAATCACAAAGATACGATGGCAGCCATATCGAAAAGCACACGAAGAATCCAAAAAACATGAAATAAAACAAGCAAAAGACCCAGGCCAGCCTGGAAGATTTGAAGAGTTTCAGTTTATCGCTTAGGGTAGAAACCTTAACATTTACTGATTTTGGGGCATTGGAAGTAAAAAACCAGTAGACAAATGCCATCAAGAGCAATGGGATTGCATAAATGATAAATGCCTTATTCCATCCCAAAGATTCTGCGATAAAAGGCGCTCCAAAAGCCGAGAGGGCAGTGCCGGCGTTTCCCACGCCATAAACTCCCAATGCAAAGCCTTGTTTCTTCTTTGGATACCATTCTGAAACATGCGGGATTCCAACCGCGAATGAAGAACCTATTAAACCAAAAAATAAGCCACACACTAACAAGAAGCCGTAACTATGCGCAAAACCAGTAAAAAACAGAGATACGGCCCCGAACAGAAGCATAATCGTAAAAACGAGTCTCCCGCCAAACTTGTCTGTCACAATACCCATAGGAATTTTGGCGAGGGAACCAAGTAATACCGGAGTTGCAAGTAATAATCCTACTGATGTGGAAGACAGATTAAATTCTTCCTGAAAATATATTGCCAAAGGGGCAAACAGTGTCCAACCAGCAAAGCATAATGCAAATGCTAAGGTTGCGAGTATCATTACCCTTGTATTGCCATTAGGTGTTTGTATCGATTCATTTGCTAACATATTCATAAAAAAATCTCCTGACAATGAAAGTTTATCATCTCAGTAAAATAATTGTAGTTTTCTGATGATAATAAAAAAATATTCCGTTTCAAACGACTGTTAACTTGAGTGTACATACTGAAAAAGTATAAATTCGGTCTTTACCTTTAATGGACATTTATATAATCCTTCCGTGATTAAAGAACTTGTTTGCTTTATGTAAAACAAGGTATCATTTTTTGTCTTCATTAAAGTAAAATAACCATATACTTGCCCATCCCGAAAGAGCATAGACAATGTCTTTTCATGGTCAAATGGATGCGCATACAATTCTTTGACTTGCTTCCCGATTACATCATCGGCTGAATGAAATCCAAAAAGCCTTGCACCACTGGTATCAATATGAGTAATGACGCCATCGTAAGAAGGCTCATACTCATACCAACCCTTTGCATCCTTTATATCAGGAAGCATTTTTGGTACGCTCTTTGTTGATACCTGCAGATTATCCATACAGATCCTCCTCTTTCATAAACATTTTTTACTGTTTTAATTCCCATGCTATTACTGATTTTTCTGGAGATTGTTTTGCATTACTTCCGGCAATCTCATTTTCCTTGCTACCTTGAAAAATTGTATTTTCAGATTTTAGGACTGGAAGCTCCTTTTTAAACTTGGAAATTTTACTCTTGATAAAATCTTCATCCCTCTTTGCTACAAGAGAGCCCAGTGTATTTAATGGATTGTGTATTTTGTATTTTTGCTCCCGAAGATACCCGCGTTCCTTCCTTAATTCATAACCATCCAGGACTGCTATAATAAATCCGATGGTAACGATAGTTGTTACTCCCAGCAGCGCCTTATGAGGTACCGATAAATTTTTGAGCATATAACCGGTACTTAATTTTCTGTAAGTCAATATTGCCATTGCAAATGCCGGAATGATCATCGCTATCATAAGAGACTTTATCATCGAGCTAATATTATTCAAGGCACCGAAAGCTTCATCGGCATCAATTTCAACAATAAGGCCCATATTGAAATCTTTTAGCCAACTCCATGCACCTACTACTTGTAATCCACCGTAATCCCTGTATCCTTCAAGATCATAGCCGGTTGCTTTTTCCGTAATGCACCTTTTTACCCCTCTTGTAATTATTTTGTTCTCAGGGTCTGCGACAACATGACATGTTTTACAAGTATCACCGGTATTCCGGATGTGTTCTGAAAATCTTGATTGGGTGATCATGATCCCTTCTTTATTTACCAGATAAGCTTCTCCGGTCTTTCCCAGTACAACATTTTTCATGGCTTGATTCAGCATCGAGGTGTCCATCCATAACACAACGGCGCCAATTACATCGCGATTTTCACCTTTAATGGGATAAGATAAAAACAGGGAAGGTATTTCATGTTCTATGTTATCTTTGTTGCTGTTACTATAAGAATAGTGGATTACATCTGAATAATATGTTTTCCCATCATATAAGGTTTCCTGAATATTGCGAAATGCCTTTTCCTTCATAATATTTGTGCCGATCATAGATTTTTCAGTTTCTGTTGCCACGTGAATAATACCTGCACCATCGCAAATGAAAATTCCTCTATATCCATAATCCGCCTTTGTGCATTCCAACTGTGTTTCTAGTCTGAGATATTCATGCTCGTTTTTCCCATTTATGAGATTTACAAATTTTTCATCACCATGAATCAATAATGTGCTGAGAATGGAATCTGAAATGGCCCTGGCATGCGATTCCCTTTCGTATCGCAAGAGCATGAGCATATCTTTTTGCTTATTGAGTATACCCTCCAGATTATTTTTTATTCCGTATTTTAACTCTGTACTCGCCTTTGGAAATGCAAGCATTCTGAACAATACCAGCGGAAGCAGCCCAAAAAAGAGAAACGTAACAATGACTATGACAATTCTTTTTTTTAATATATTCATCATACTTGTGCCCTTTCGAAAGTAAAATTACATCCCAGGATAATTATTCATCTCTGGTAAATTATTTTCATAATTGATTATACCTTTCTATTCTATGTATACGATTATATACTTGACATATTATAATTCACAAAGTATCTTATGTCAATAGATAGTATACCATTGTTTACATAATATAGTGATGAGGTCTGAATACAAACGCACCGGAAGTAAGCAATCTCCCGGGAAAATTCGCCCGTTTGGCCTGAATATCCAGATATTATGACAGAGATGAATAAGGTGATATACCACACAGCGAGATGAGACCT
This Candidatus Brocadia sp. DNA region includes the following protein-coding sequences:
- a CDS encoding TetR/AcrR family transcriptional regulator translates to MQIRKSTEIRRQQIVDIIRTIISSKGIERVTISEIAGEIGTTKGAIYRHFKSKRDILSLLIDNVEETLMEALDKAMAEKDPIQNLKNILLAQLILAKTRRKTSFIVIMGAMQFSDPFIRRKISQLIQKYLRRIEKLLVSALKLGLIKKDINPTTSAIVFMGLIQSTITVWSYKNFRFVPQKIHADLWDVYKRGIGI
- a CDS encoding NarK/NasA family nitrate transporter, translating into MNMLANESIQTPNGNTRVMILATLAFALCFAGWTLFAPLAIYFQEEFNLSSTSVGLLLATPVLLGSLAKIPMGIVTDKFGGRLVFTIMLLFGAVSLFFTGFAHSYGFLLVCGLFFGLIGSSFAVGIPHVSEWYPKKKQGFALGVYGVGNAGTALSAFGAPFIAESLGWNKAFIIYAIPLLLMAFVYWFFTSNAPKSVNVKVSTLSDKLKLFKSSRLAWVFCLFYFMFFGFFVCFSIWLPSYLCDFYNISPVKAGGFTSIFVFLSSFTRILGGYLGDRFNGRKIMVLLTVIVLVIAVFLNLNVSLATSLVVFYVMGTCLGIGNGVVYKLVAEYFPKDTGAVGGLVGAAGGLGGFFLPIILGTIKDYTNNYSLGYIFVSLVCLMCLSFMEEKTLTNAHRNVAPAMH
- a CDS encoding PAS domain-containing protein codes for the protein MDNLQVSTKSVPKMLPDIKDAKGWYEYEPSYDGVITHIDTSGARLFGFHSADDVIGKQVKELYAHPFDHEKTLSMLFRDGQVYGYFTLMKTKNDTLFYIKQTSSLITEGLYKCPLKVKTEFILFQYVHSS